From one Trifolium pratense cultivar HEN17-A07 linkage group LG1, ARS_RC_1.1, whole genome shotgun sequence genomic stretch:
- the LOC123918125 gene encoding UDP-rhamnose/UDP-galactose transporter 2-like: MESEKKTSPISNFGAWGMNVVSSVGIIMANKQLMSNNGYAFTFATTLTGFHFAVTALVGLVSNATGYSASKHVPMWELIWFSAVANISITGMNFSLMLNSVGFYQISKLSMIPVVCVMEWILHSKHYSREVKMSVMVVVIGVGVCTVTDVNVNLKGFVCASLAVVSSSLQQISIGSLQKKYSIGSFELLSKTAPIQALSLIILGPFVDYYLSGKLITNFKMSSGAILFILLSCTLAVFCNVSQYLCIGRFSAVSFQVLGHMKTLCVLTLGWLLFDSELTFKNIMGMVLAVVGMVIYSWAVELEKHSNAKTLPHAKNSLTEEEIRLLKEGVENNPLKDIELGEAKG, from the exons ATGGAGAGCGAAAAGAAAACTTCGCCAATATCTAACTTTGGAGCATGGGGTATGAACGTCGTAAGCTCCGTTGGAATTATCATGGCTAATAAGCAGCTCATGTCCAACAACGGCTATGCTTTCACCTTCG CAACTACGTTGACTGGGTTCCACTTTGCTGTAACTGCTCTGGTGGGTCTGGTGTCAAATGCTACCGGTTATTCTGCTTCAAAGCACGTACCTATGTGGGAGCTTATTTGGTTCTCAGCAGTTGCAAATATATCTATCACAGGGATGAACTTCAGCCTCATGCTCAATTCTGTTGGATTCTACCAA ATATCAAAACTAAGCATGATTCCAGTGGTTTGTGTGATGGAGTGGATCCTTCACAGCAAACACTACTCAAGGGAAGTAAAAATGTCAGTCATGGTTGTGGTTATTGGTGTTGGTGTTTGCACTGTAACTGATGTAAATGTTAACCTCAAGGGTTTCGTGTGTGCCAGTCTAGCAGTTGTATCATCATCTTTACAGCAAATT TCAATTGGTTCTCTACAAAAGAAATATTCAATTGGATCTTTTGAACTGCTGAGTAAGACTGCTCCTATTCAAGCTCTCTCTCTCATTATTCTTGGTCCATTTGTTGATTACTATCTCAGTGGCAAGTTGATAACCAACTTTAAGATGTCTTCTGGTGCCATT TTATTCATTCTTCTTTCATgcaccctagctgtgttttgcAATGTAAGCCAGTACCTCTGCATTGGGCGCTTCTCAGCAGTTTCCTTCCAGGTTTTAGGCCACATGAAAACACTGTGTGTTCTGACTTTGGGGTGGCTGCTATTTGATTCAGAGCTCACTTTCAAGAACATCATGGGAATGGTTCTTGCGGTTGTTGGCATGGTTATTTATAGTTGGGCTGTGGAGCTTGAAAAGCACTCAAATGCGAAGACTCTTCCCCATGCGAAAAACAGCCTAACAGAAGAAGAAATTAGGCTATTGAAGGAAGGGGTAGAAAATAATCCGTTGAAGGATATTGAACTTGGTGAGGCTAAAGGTTAG